Genomic window (Helianthus annuus cultivar XRQ/B chromosome 3, HanXRQr2.0-SUNRISE, whole genome shotgun sequence):
GGTATTTGGTGAAAAAGCATTTGAGAAATTTGGGAAGTTGTTTATCTCAATGCATTTCTCTGATCAGCATAATAGCAGCCACAGGAGGGTTTTAATATTTAAATTTGCTCTACCTGCTGCTGACCACATGGCTGACATCACCCGTCTCGTGGCTCTAATACCCTATTACATCGACTTTATTGGACGTTACAAACTGAGTTCACAGGCACGAACCCAAAACTTTTGTTCTTCACTCATAGCAACACAATTTAAAACCCGAGTTTCGCAAATAACGTTTCTTTTACTTGTTGAAAACAGGCTCGATCCAAACCGGAAGCAGCCAGAGCGAAACTTGCACAAGAAGTTTACAAGGAGCTGCAATATGCAAGACAAGAAGCCATTCAGAGAAAGAAGGCAGAGAAAAAGAAGATGATGGAAGAGGCTGAGTCAAAGCTTAATGCCGAGGCTTTACGcaagaaagaaacaaaagaacGCGCTCGACAGTTGAAGAAAGCAATGCCCAAAATTAAGATGTCTCGTGGTGCTTAAATCTTTTTGGAGCTCCCATGTATTCAGGTCACTTTATATAGTTTGCATACGgttaatttatatattttgtatACGGTTAACAGTTGCATAGTTCATCTTTAGCTAACAACTACTATTAGTTTTGCCAAGCATACCCATTAGGAATTGCGCTTAAGCTGTTGATGGACTCAATTTGGATTCTTATCATTCTTTTTGAGCCTTGTGAATGTAAGAGCTAGTATTTATCTACTGAGGACTGCATACGAGTCAGGTGCTATGTCTAGTTTTTCGAGCTCCAACTCATCTTGAGCTCATTCTAGTCAAGCAATATTGAGCCAAAGTTGAGCTTGCTTGATTGACATCTATGTTGTTTTTGTCGTGACTAGCCGGTCAGTAGCACCTAAATTAGAGGCTGATATGTTTCGGTTCATCTAAGATCTACCGGGCTAAGGCATTAGTAGCTTTGAAGTGTTTGGCTTTACTTCATAGAATCTTACCCACTTGCACAGTTAAGATGCAATCAATAATGTGCATAAATAGGAGACTTCACGCAAATGGAAGGTTTAGAAATAGATGGCGCATCTGTAAACGAATGGAAAGAACAAATAGAAAGCACATGAATAGATAAATGCAAATGAATTTCTGTGTAATCACTAAGAAGATAGGATTGTGTGTGTTCATTTTAATGCTAAGCGAACTTAAACTTATATAGACAAGCCTAAATGAACATAATTTTCTATCATTTAAATAATTTATTGCATGCATATTTTCTCTATGAATTCCAAATTGGtttgaataaaaaaaaaattacaacaaAAACGAGAAAGATTCGGGCTTACAAGTTTAAAATGTTATAAAAACAATTTTATTTGAGACAGAACGAGTAATAATTTGGCAACGAAAGGGATGAACTGCGTGTTACAAACTATTATTATTCTTTACAAAGAATACAGATCACTTCTTATACGTTGATGTTTTACATAAACGCCAATTACTGTCACCTGGATATTATCATTATCCATCCAAGTGCTAGAACTGATCCATAATCCTTTTTTGAAAGAATATTATACTGTCAACTGTGGAGACTGTCTCAGACCCTTGTTCCTCCACAGAAGTCTTGTTGATATTTGGTATGTTGTCTAAATGCGCCTGATTGTCAGTTTTCTTTACCAAACCGACGTATGGATCTTTGTTGGTTAGCGATTTCTGAGGCCTGACCCGGAGGTAATCCGGCATCTAAAAAGGAAAATAAGTTGTAAACAAGCTGGTAGTAGTTAAGGAAACAATATTCATGTTTGGTAACTCGGTATATTCTTTATCACCTTATTTTGTCTTTTGATTAGCTTGCTAGATCCTAGAACGGTGAGGAATTCATCAACGGCTCGAACCCACCTGCATAGTGAAGATACGGTCCTGGTTTTAATCAGTAATGTGCATAAACAAGAAACCAAGCGATGCATCTAGGGTTTATTGTACACTAGGGTTTTTGTAAGACCCATGGTCCATTGCATCTTGGGATTATTAGAGGATATAGTAAAAGTTTTACCAAACTCCCTTTGCGTCCATCCCATCAAAGTATCCGAGGTGTCCCCCGTGTTGTGTAGTAGCTAAAATAACGTTCTTATTCACCCTAGATCCACAACAAAACGGAAGCATATCAGACGATTATAGATATGTTAGCATGCAATTTTCAAAATAAACTGAAAGGTTAACATACCGGCATTCATCCCAAATAAGGGCCTCTTTGGTGCAAACTGGATCATCTAGTGCACTGATGCAAAGCAGGGGAACCTTTATGCGTCCCACATAATTGACACAACTAGATTCCCTGTAATATATGTCCGCGGTCTAGGAATAAACGCACAACATCTTTACCAAACAGttcaaattaaacaagaaaacatGAAAACCATTAAAAGTTAATCTTACATCAAACTTTCCTACACGACAAGTGGCACTTGTGTCAAACTCACGAACATTCCGTGCCTGCAAGATAACACATTGCAAGTCTTTTCAAGctcaaaagcaaaaaaaaaaaaaaaaaaaaaaaaaaaacactcgttTGAAACCAGCTTGTAAATAAAGAGTTGAATCGATGCCATCCCAATCCGAAAGGTGAGTAAAGAATAAAATACCTTTTCAatgccaaaaataatatttttcaaaaataaaataccTTTTCGATGCCATCCCAATCCGAAAGGCGAGTAAAGAAGTCCTGATGCCTGCAAAAAAGAGGATAACTTGTCATAAATAAGTAAGTTAACGAATCGTACGCAATTTTGGGGAGATAAAACCTCAAGCATATTCAATCAAACTAATAATGTAGTGAAGAAGTGTTAAAAGGTAACGCATACATACTTCATTGCGTAACGCTTTAATCCAGCTCCCAAGGCTTTGTCGTAGAACCTTTGCACCGGATTTCGCATAATAAATCTGTTACAGAGCTGTCATGGAAGGGATGGTGAGTCATACAACACAAAAAAACCTTGTTTTTATTGAACTTTTATATTATGGTTATTTATAAAATACCAACCAGAAGGTCCCAAGGACAACAAACAGCTGCAGCCCCATCTATAAGAATGTCCTTCCCATCTTCACCTAAATACTTAACCTGAAATTAGTAGTAATGTAGGTCAACGATTTGACTTTGACTCCCAGTCAGAAATGTTGATTACGATTAGCAATATTATTATACTAATAATCAAAATCTTTGAAAACTCGTGTTAAATGGTTATATGCATTAAAAATAGACTTTGTCACGTTACAGGGATCAAATTTACCATTTATATACGGTATAACCTTAGGACTTACCATCATATTTGCTCCAAGACTGGTTCCAACGACGAATAAAGGAACATCAGGGGATCGGGAACGAATATGTTTGACCACTTTGCGTAAATCTTCCGTCCATCCACCGTTGTAAAAGAAATCAGACTACATTGCAAAATAGACACCGCGTTAAcagtataaaaaaaaaacttgaaaaacTTGGTGGAAACTAAAATACGGGAATCAAAATACATACGGTCAATGGTACATCCCCGAGGCCTCGATGGTTACTCACAACAACATTCCATCCGCGTTTCGCCATGTAGAAAGTGAGATGTTTTATATACTGTCATGAGCATCATGGCAATCAATATCACCCCAAAAGATCAAAAGTGACAAATGATTTTATAACTTAAGGTTGGAAAAC
Coding sequences:
- the LOC110918528 gene encoding embryogenesis-associated protein EMB8: MERMSSCADSPYGLLLRALSLIPITHYVMGMVSVLFVMLYNFLEFHIVQDLVSGFRGQRVDLTFNSCSQLYHEVVSKCTLLHGRYMSTPWLSSPHLQTTFLRFFGRPPVFNYRREILNTGDGGIVALDWLARHDVMENEDTGNDEVHQDADTPVVVVIPGLTSDSDSVYIKHLTFYMAKRGWNVVVSNHRGLGDVPLTSDFFYNGGWTEDLRKVVKHIRSRSPDVPLFVVGTSLGANMMVKYLGEDGKDILIDGAAAVCCPWDLLLCNRFIMRNPVQRFYDKALGAGLKRYAMKHQDFFTRLSDWDGIEKARNVREFDTSATCRVGKFDTADIYYRESSCVNYVGRIKVPLLCISALDDPVCTKEALIWDECRVNKNVILATTQHGGHLGYFDGMDAKGVWWVRAVDEFLTVLGSSKLIKRQNKMPDYLRVRPQKSLTNKDPYVGLVKKTDNQAHLDNIPNINKTSVEEQGSETVSTVDSIIFFQKRIMDQF